Proteins found in one Anoplolepis gracilipes chromosome 7, ASM4749672v1, whole genome shotgun sequence genomic segment:
- the LOC140667865 gene encoding eukaryotic translation initiation factor 2-alpha kinase 1 isoform X2, translating into MAENTERTNHPWNALTTVTTFDQGSNMTSTFCLNTNTESSNSGQITRVNPSSGILIESLVKQICYILEKDKTRRNKLYYALCDELYKLQLIDNSYKRIEMLSNKYQRALYQLIKMLQSANGNENLYPLSSLSDLSRYHREFIEITFIASGGFGEVYKAQHRLDGIDYAVKKISVPSSQADTLKQHLNEVKTLAKLNHVNIVSYKAAWIEIATIEVPSLICHSPITARKSHKSRLDSSDYTEESKSYNLESTKDSFNKGKRIIEESTIAEHIEDTNSDIVSFRNSKNQTEDNSTDHNSTDHNLYDKATSQEVCTYIPNENHQCMILYIQMSLCEQTLDQWMRGRINATPEPMIEAILEQILCGIDYIHSQDVVHHDIKPRNIFISTSGQLQIQLGDFGLACPLKSQGKNHSACGTHMYAAPEQLQGKCDSKSDIYSVGIVLIELLIPTQTQMELSAIIRCLKYGNIPKNLPAERHKWAQMIIQMVQEDPVKRPCTKQLLENLKRNEDVTITELKDTVVILKNDIRDKNNKIQKLEETLALLKKEVKKLKNPSEHNS; encoded by the exons ATGGCAGAGAATACAGAGCGGACAAACCATCCTTGGAATGCTTTGACAACTGTAACCACGTTCGATCAgg GTAGTAACATGACTTCAACCTTTTGTCTTAACACTAATACTGAAAGTTCAAACAGTGGACAAATCACACGAGTGAATCCTTCCTCTggtattttaattgaatctcTCGTAAAAcagatatgttatatattagaaaaggATAAAACAcgcagaaataaattatattatg ctCTCTGtgatgaattatataaattgcaattaattgataattccTACAAAAGGATAGAGATGctaagtaataaatatcaacGTGCTCTTTATCAACTGATTAAAATGCTACAGTCTGCAAATggcaatgaaaatttatatccaCTTAG TTCTCTGTCTGACTTATCCCGTTATCACCGAGAATTCATTGAAATAACCTTTATTGCTAGTGGAGGATTTGGCGAAGTTTATAAAGCGCAACATCGTCTCGATGGTATTGATTATGCAGTTAAAAAGATATCTGTACCTTCTAGTCAAGCAGATACTTTAAAACAACATTTGAATGAAGTGAAAACATTGGCTAAGTTAAATCATGTGAATATTGTTTCCTACAAAGCAGCTTGGATTGAAATAGCAACAATTGAAGTGCCATCTTTAATTTGTCATTCACCAATCACAGCTCGTAAATCACATAAGTCACGTTTAGACTCTTCAGATTACACAGAAGAATCCAAATCATACAACTTGGAGTCTACCAAAGATTCATTCAATAAAG GAAAGCGGATAATCGAGGAATCTACTATAGCAGAACATATTGAAGACACCAATTCAGATATAGTATCTTTCAGAAATAGCAAGAATCAAACCGAAGATAATAGTACCGATCATAATAGTACCGATCATAATTTGTATGATAAAGCCACCAGTCAAGAAGTATGCACATATATCCCCAATGAA aatcaTCAGTGCATGATCTTGTATATTCAAATGTCCTTGTGTGAGCAAACACTTGACCAGTGGATGCGTGGTAGAATAAATGCAACACCTGAACCAATGATTGAAGCAATATTAGAACAAATTCTTTGTGGAATCGACTATATTCACTCCCAAGATGTTGTACACCatgatataaaa CcacgtaatatatttatttcaacatcAGGGCAACTTCAAATTCAATTAGGTGATTTTGGTTTAGCTTGCCCGCTAAAGTCACAAGGAAAAAATCATTCTGCATGTGGTACTCATATGTATGCAGCACCAGAACAACTACAGGGAAAATGTGATTCAAAg agTGATATTTATAGTGTAGGAATTGTTCTCATCGAGCTTTTGATTCCAACACAAACTCAAATGGAATTGAGCGCTATAATTCGTTGTTTAAAGTATGGTAATATACCAAAAAATCTTCCTGCAGAGCGACATAAATGg GCACAAATGATCATACAAATGGTGCAAGAGGATCCTGTCAAACGACCATGCACAAAACAACTtttagagaatttaaaaagaaacgaagATGTGACAATAACTGAATTGAAAGATACTGTTgtgatattgaaaaatgatattcGCGATAAGAATAACAAGATTCAAAAGTTAGAAGAAACActtgcattattaaaaaaagaagttaaaaaattaaaaaatccctCCGAACATAATTCATGA
- the LOC140667865 gene encoding eukaryotic translation initiation factor 2-alpha kinase 1 isoform X1, producing MAENTERTNHPWNALTTVTTFDQGSNMTSTFCLNTNTESSNSGQITRVNPSSGILIESLVKQICYILEKDKTRRNKLYYALCDELYKLQLIDNSYKRIEMLSNKYQRALYQLIKMLQSANGNENLYPLSSLSDLSRYHREFIEITFIASGGFGEVYKAQHRLDGIDYAVKKISVPSSQADTLKQHLNEVKTLAKLNHVNIVSYKAAWIEIATIEVPSLICHSPITARKSHKSRLDSSDYTEESKSYNLESTKDSFNKENSAGDSINSLNVSEKFEKLNFSTDIIGKRIIEESTIAEHIEDTNSDIVSFRNSKNQTEDNSTDHNSTDHNLYDKATSQEVCTYIPNENHQCMILYIQMSLCEQTLDQWMRGRINATPEPMIEAILEQILCGIDYIHSQDVVHHDIKPRNIFISTSGQLQIQLGDFGLACPLKSQGKNHSACGTHMYAAPEQLQGKCDSKSDIYSVGIVLIELLIPTQTQMELSAIIRCLKYGNIPKNLPAERHKWAQMIIQMVQEDPVKRPCTKQLLENLKRNEDVTITELKDTVVILKNDIRDKNNKIQKLEETLALLKKEVKKLKNPSEHNS from the exons ATGGCAGAGAATACAGAGCGGACAAACCATCCTTGGAATGCTTTGACAACTGTAACCACGTTCGATCAgg GTAGTAACATGACTTCAACCTTTTGTCTTAACACTAATACTGAAAGTTCAAACAGTGGACAAATCACACGAGTGAATCCTTCCTCTggtattttaattgaatctcTCGTAAAAcagatatgttatatattagaaaaggATAAAACAcgcagaaataaattatattatg ctCTCTGtgatgaattatataaattgcaattaattgataattccTACAAAAGGATAGAGATGctaagtaataaatatcaacGTGCTCTTTATCAACTGATTAAAATGCTACAGTCTGCAAATggcaatgaaaatttatatccaCTTAG TTCTCTGTCTGACTTATCCCGTTATCACCGAGAATTCATTGAAATAACCTTTATTGCTAGTGGAGGATTTGGCGAAGTTTATAAAGCGCAACATCGTCTCGATGGTATTGATTATGCAGTTAAAAAGATATCTGTACCTTCTAGTCAAGCAGATACTTTAAAACAACATTTGAATGAAGTGAAAACATTGGCTAAGTTAAATCATGTGAATATTGTTTCCTACAAAGCAGCTTGGATTGAAATAGCAACAATTGAAGTGCCATCTTTAATTTGTCATTCACCAATCACAGCTCGTAAATCACATAAGTCACGTTTAGACTCTTCAGATTACACAGAAGAATCCAAATCATACAACTTGGAGTCTACCAAAGATTCATTCAATAAAG AAAACAGTGCTGGTGATAGTATAAATAGTCTAAATGTTAGTGAAAAGTTCGAAAAACTGAATTTTTCGACTGACATTATAGGAAAGCGGATAATCGAGGAATCTACTATAGCAGAACATATTGAAGACACCAATTCAGATATAGTATCTTTCAGAAATAGCAAGAATCAAACCGAAGATAATAGTACCGATCATAATAGTACCGATCATAATTTGTATGATAAAGCCACCAGTCAAGAAGTATGCACATATATCCCCAATGAA aatcaTCAGTGCATGATCTTGTATATTCAAATGTCCTTGTGTGAGCAAACACTTGACCAGTGGATGCGTGGTAGAATAAATGCAACACCTGAACCAATGATTGAAGCAATATTAGAACAAATTCTTTGTGGAATCGACTATATTCACTCCCAAGATGTTGTACACCatgatataaaa CcacgtaatatatttatttcaacatcAGGGCAACTTCAAATTCAATTAGGTGATTTTGGTTTAGCTTGCCCGCTAAAGTCACAAGGAAAAAATCATTCTGCATGTGGTACTCATATGTATGCAGCACCAGAACAACTACAGGGAAAATGTGATTCAAAg agTGATATTTATAGTGTAGGAATTGTTCTCATCGAGCTTTTGATTCCAACACAAACTCAAATGGAATTGAGCGCTATAATTCGTTGTTTAAAGTATGGTAATATACCAAAAAATCTTCCTGCAGAGCGACATAAATGg GCACAAATGATCATACAAATGGTGCAAGAGGATCCTGTCAAACGACCATGCACAAAACAACTtttagagaatttaaaaagaaacgaagATGTGACAATAACTGAATTGAAAGATACTGTTgtgatattgaaaaatgatattcGCGATAAGAATAACAAGATTCAAAAGTTAGAAGAAACActtgcattattaaaaaaagaagttaaaaaattaaaaaatccctCCGAACATAATTCATGA